The following are encoded in a window of Triticum urartu cultivar G1812 unplaced genomic scaffold, Tu2.1 TuUngrouped_contig_6103, whole genome shotgun sequence genomic DNA:
- the LOC125530143 gene encoding ferredoxin--NADP reductase, embryo isozyme, chloroplastic isoform X1, translating into MASALGAQVAAVAPIGSDGRHYRSCSSLKGNNSRNKSWTGKLAWENKTLQPRHTKKVFCMSVQQASKSKCKVAIKPLELENTKEPPLNLYKPKGPYTASIVSVERIVGPKAPGETCHIVIDHGGNVPYWEGQSYGVIPPGENPKKPGAPNTVRLYSIASTRYGDSFDGRTASLCVRRAVYYDPETGKEDPSKKGICSNFLCDSKPGDKIQITGPSGKIMLLPEDDPNATHIMIGTGTGVAPFRGYLRRMFMEDVPSFKFGGLAWLFLGVANTDSLLYDEEFTNYLQQYPENFRYDKALSREQKNKSGGKMYVQDRIEEYSDEIFKLLDDGAHIYFCGLKGMMPGIQDTLKRVAEQRGESWDQKLSQLKKNKQWHVEVY; encoded by the exons GGTAATAACTCCCGCAATAAGTCATGGACTGGAAAATTAGCATGGGAAAACAAGACCCTGCAACCAAGACATACGAAGAAGGTCTTTTGTATGTCCGTGCAACAAGCAAGCAAAAGTAAATGTAAAGTTGCTATTAAACCTCTGGAACTGGAGAATACAAAGGAGCCACCCCTCAACTTGTACAAACCAAAGGGACCCTACACAGCCTCAATTGTCTCCGTTGAGAGAATTGTAGGTCCTAAAGCTCCTGGTGAAACATGTCACATTGTCATTGACCATGGTGGTAATGTCCCATACTGGGAAGGACAAAGTTATGGTGTCATTCCTCCA GGAGAGAACCCAAAGAAACCTGGGGCCCCAAATACCGTCCGACTCTATTCTATTGCGTCTACTAGGTATGGCGATTCTTTTGATGGAAGGACTGCTAGTCTTTGTGTGCGCCGTGCTGTTTATTATGATCCTGAAACTGGAAAAGAAGATCCTTCAAAGAAGGGTATCTGCAGTAACTTCTTGTGTGACTCAAAACCAGGTGACAAAATTCAGATCACAG GCCCCTCAGGCAAAATAATGCTTCTGCCTGAGGATGACCCAAACGCAACTCATATCATGATTGGAACTGGCACGGGTGTTGCTCCTTTCCGTGGCTACCTACGTCGTATGTTCATGGAAGATGTCCCATCTTTCAAGTTTGGTGGTCTGGCTTGGCTCTTTCTTGGTGTTGCCAATACTGACAGCCTGCTCTATGACGAAGAGTTCACAAACTACCTTCAGCAGTATCCAGAAAATTTCAG GTATGACAAAGCACTAAGCCGGGAGCAGAAAAACAAGAGCGGTGGCAAGATGTATGTGCAGGACAGGATCGAGGAGTACAGTGATGAAATCTTCAAGCTTTTGGATGATGGTGCACACATCTACTTCTGTGGTTTGAAGGGGATGATGCCAGGGATTCAGGACACACTCAAGAGAGTAGCTGAGCAAAGAGGTGAGAGTTGGGATCAGAAGCTGTCACAGCTGAAAAAGAACAAGCAATGGCACGTCGAGGTTTACTAG
- the LOC125530143 gene encoding ferredoxin--NADP reductase, embryo isozyme, chloroplastic isoform X2 produces the protein MSVQQASKSKCKVAIKPLELENTKEPPLNLYKPKGPYTASIVSVERIVGPKAPGETCHIVIDHGGNVPYWEGQSYGVIPPGENPKKPGAPNTVRLYSIASTRYGDSFDGRTASLCVRRAVYYDPETGKEDPSKKGICSNFLCDSKPGDKIQITGPSGKIMLLPEDDPNATHIMIGTGTGVAPFRGYLRRMFMEDVPSFKFGGLAWLFLGVANTDSLLYDEEFTNYLQQYPENFRYDKALSREQKNKSGGKMYVQDRIEEYSDEIFKLLDDGAHIYFCGLKGMMPGIQDTLKRVAEQRGESWDQKLSQLKKNKQWHVEVY, from the exons ATGTCCGTGCAACAAGCAAGCAAAAGTAAATGTAAAGTTGCTATTAAACCTCTGGAACTGGAGAATACAAAGGAGCCACCCCTCAACTTGTACAAACCAAAGGGACCCTACACAGCCTCAATTGTCTCCGTTGAGAGAATTGTAGGTCCTAAAGCTCCTGGTGAAACATGTCACATTGTCATTGACCATGGTGGTAATGTCCCATACTGGGAAGGACAAAGTTATGGTGTCATTCCTCCA GGAGAGAACCCAAAGAAACCTGGGGCCCCAAATACCGTCCGACTCTATTCTATTGCGTCTACTAGGTATGGCGATTCTTTTGATGGAAGGACTGCTAGTCTTTGTGTGCGCCGTGCTGTTTATTATGATCCTGAAACTGGAAAAGAAGATCCTTCAAAGAAGGGTATCTGCAGTAACTTCTTGTGTGACTCAAAACCAGGTGACAAAATTCAGATCACAG GCCCCTCAGGCAAAATAATGCTTCTGCCTGAGGATGACCCAAACGCAACTCATATCATGATTGGAACTGGCACGGGTGTTGCTCCTTTCCGTGGCTACCTACGTCGTATGTTCATGGAAGATGTCCCATCTTTCAAGTTTGGTGGTCTGGCTTGGCTCTTTCTTGGTGTTGCCAATACTGACAGCCTGCTCTATGACGAAGAGTTCACAAACTACCTTCAGCAGTATCCAGAAAATTTCAG GTATGACAAAGCACTAAGCCGGGAGCAGAAAAACAAGAGCGGTGGCAAGATGTATGTGCAGGACAGGATCGAGGAGTACAGTGATGAAATCTTCAAGCTTTTGGATGATGGTGCACACATCTACTTCTGTGGTTTGAAGGGGATGATGCCAGGGATTCAGGACACACTCAAGAGAGTAGCTGAGCAAAGAGGTGAGAGTTGGGATCAGAAGCTGTCACAGCTGAAAAAGAACAAGCAATGGCACGTCGAGGTTTACTAG